The following are encoded together in the Tepidiforma bonchosmolovskayae genome:
- a CDS encoding SDR family NAD(P)-dependent oxidoreductase, producing the protein MKNLQDRVAVVTGASRGIGTYIAKELAKEGCHVVLAARTAPALEGLAEEIRAMGRRALAVACDVADGDSRRSLVSAATAEFGRIDILVNNAGIEVTAHFEDQDDEELDRIIRVNLIAPMQLTRLVLPGMLERKRGHIVNIASLAGKVPVPYSSPYAASKAGLIAFTEGLRAELQGTGVSASAICPGFVADAGMYADWERQTGTKASFLAGTVKPERVARDVVKAIRKNRPEMLQFWVPARPTAVLAELAPGTFEKIYPIFGVKKTYQKIADRRREEKRKAQQGAAAG; encoded by the coding sequence ATGAAGAATCTGCAGGACCGCGTCGCCGTGGTGACCGGGGCGTCGCGGGGGATCGGCACCTACATTGCGAAGGAGCTGGCGAAGGAGGGCTGCCACGTGGTGCTGGCGGCGCGGACGGCGCCGGCGCTGGAGGGGCTGGCGGAGGAGATCCGGGCAATGGGCCGGCGGGCGCTGGCGGTGGCCTGCGATGTGGCGGACGGCGACAGCCGGCGGTCGCTGGTCTCGGCGGCGACGGCGGAGTTCGGGCGGATCGACATCCTGGTGAACAATGCCGGCATCGAGGTGACCGCTCACTTCGAGGACCAGGACGACGAGGAGCTGGACCGGATCATCCGGGTGAACCTGATTGCGCCGATGCAGCTGACGCGGCTGGTGCTGCCGGGGATGCTGGAGCGGAAGCGGGGGCACATCGTGAACATCGCCTCGCTGGCGGGGAAGGTGCCGGTGCCGTACTCGTCGCCGTATGCGGCATCGAAGGCGGGGCTGATTGCGTTCACGGAGGGGCTGCGGGCCGAGCTGCAGGGCACCGGGGTTTCGGCGAGCGCAATCTGCCCGGGGTTCGTGGCTGACGCCGGGATGTACGCTGACTGGGAGCGGCAGACCGGGACGAAGGCCTCGTTCCTCGCAGGCACGGTGAAGCCGGAGCGGGTTGCGCGCGATGTGGTGAAGGCGATCCGGAAGAACCGGCCGGAGATGCTGCAGTTCTGGGTGCCGGCGCGGCCGACGGCGGTGCTGGCGGAGCTGGCGCCGGGGACGTTCGAGAAGATTTACCCGATTTTCGGGGTGAAGAAGACGTACCAGAAGATTGCCGACCGGCGCCGGGAGGAGAAGCGGAAGGCGCAGCAGGGCGCAGCGGCCGGCTGA
- a CDS encoding ABC transporter permease yields the protein MATDAHVLETYAIRAEITRGARIRRAVVRFIRTKPLGTFGAAIVILLILMAAFPQAFTFGKDPNIGYLPDRFQGPSASHWFGTDQQGRDLYTRIVYGARNSILIGFGVVAISSSVALVLGVVSGYFGGKFDILLQRLVDIGIALPGLIFIILFVTSIQQIPVNLRIVLAVGMLVALSQSRVIRGAAIAAKQNQYVEAARVIGASDFRIIFRHVAPNVFPVLIVGASIQVGGAVLVESSLAFLGYGVQPPTASWGRMLNEARERLTQYPHLALFPGLVIFLTVYAFNMFGDALRDVLDPRLRGAR from the coding sequence ATGGCCACCGACGCCCACGTCCTCGAAACGTACGCCATCCGCGCCGAAATCACCCGCGGAGCCCGCATCCGCCGGGCCGTCGTCCGCTTCATCCGCACCAAGCCCCTCGGCACCTTCGGCGCTGCCATCGTCATCCTCCTCATCCTCATGGCCGCCTTTCCCCAGGCCTTCACCTTCGGCAAGGACCCGAACATCGGCTACCTCCCCGACCGCTTCCAGGGCCCCTCCGCCAGCCACTGGTTCGGCACCGACCAGCAGGGCCGCGACCTCTACACCCGCATCGTCTACGGCGCCCGCAACTCCATCCTCATCGGCTTCGGCGTCGTCGCCATCTCCTCCTCCGTGGCCCTCGTCCTGGGCGTCGTCTCCGGCTACTTCGGCGGCAAATTCGATATCCTCCTCCAGCGGCTCGTCGATATCGGCATCGCCCTCCCCGGCCTCATCTTCATCATCCTCTTCGTCACCTCCATCCAGCAGATTCCCGTCAACCTCCGCATCGTCCTCGCCGTCGGCATGCTCGTCGCGCTCAGCCAGTCACGCGTCATCCGCGGCGCCGCCATCGCCGCCAAGCAGAACCAGTACGTTGAGGCTGCCCGCGTCATCGGCGCCTCCGACTTCCGCATCATCTTCCGCCACGTCGCACCCAACGTGTTCCCGGTGCTGATCGTCGGCGCCTCCATCCAGGTCGGCGGCGCGGTCCTCGTCGAATCCTCCCTCGCCTTCCTCGGCTACGGCGTCCAGCCGCCCACCGCCTCCTGGGGACGCATGCTCAACGAAGCTCGCGAACGCCTGACCCAGTACCCCCACCTCGCCCTCTTCCCGGGCCTCGTCATCTTCCTCACCGTCTACGCCTTCAACATGTTCGGCGATGCCCTCCGCGACGTCCTCGACCCGCGCCTCCGCGGCGCCCGCTGA
- a CDS encoding ABC transporter permease, with the protein MQRYILRRLLLMVPTLIGVTFVVFVIVRAVPGDVVDLVLGEFGAGDQATKEAIRKEFGLQGNIVAQYIRWLGDIVRFDLGSSLISNREVTSELRNRLPVTFQLGAMAICFSLLIAIPVGVISAIRQDTWADYLGRSFAIGLLAAPNFWIAILLISLAARYFQWGVPPAKYIPFSEDPVGNLKLMFMPALILGGGLSGSVMRFTRSSMLEVLRQDYIRTAWAKGLRERVIIIRHAMRNALIPVVTVVGLQLPVLVGGTVIIETVYSIPGMGRYYVSSIDQKDYPVIQAVNIVVALVVVFANLTVDVLYSVIDPRIRYS; encoded by the coding sequence ATGCAACGCTACATCCTCCGCCGCCTCCTCCTGATGGTCCCCACCCTCATCGGCGTCACGTTCGTCGTCTTCGTCATCGTCCGGGCCGTCCCTGGCGATGTCGTCGACCTCGTCCTCGGCGAATTCGGCGCCGGCGACCAGGCCACCAAAGAGGCGATCCGCAAGGAGTTTGGCCTCCAGGGCAACATCGTCGCCCAGTACATCCGCTGGCTCGGCGATATCGTCCGGTTCGACCTCGGCAGCTCCCTCATCTCCAACCGCGAGGTCACGTCCGAGCTCCGCAACCGCCTGCCGGTCACCTTCCAGCTCGGCGCCATGGCCATCTGCTTCTCCCTCCTCATCGCCATCCCGGTCGGCGTCATCTCCGCCATCCGCCAGGACACCTGGGCCGACTACCTCGGCCGCAGCTTCGCCATCGGCCTCCTCGCCGCGCCCAACTTCTGGATCGCCATCCTCCTCATCTCCCTCGCCGCCCGCTACTTCCAGTGGGGCGTTCCCCCCGCGAAGTACATCCCCTTCTCCGAAGACCCGGTCGGCAACCTCAAGCTGATGTTCATGCCCGCCCTCATCCTGGGCGGCGGCCTGAGCGGCTCCGTGATGCGCTTCACCCGCTCCTCCATGCTCGAAGTCCTCCGCCAGGACTACATCCGCACCGCCTGGGCCAAGGGCCTCCGCGAACGCGTCATCATCATTCGCCACGCCATGCGCAACGCCCTCATCCCCGTCGTGACGGTGGTCGGTCTCCAGCTGCCCGTGCTCGTCGGCGGCACCGTCATCATCGAAACGGTCTACTCCATCCCCGGCATGGGCCGCTACTACGTCTCCTCCATCGACCAGAAGGACTACCCGGTCATCCAGGCCGTCAATATCGTCGTCGCCCTCGTCGTCGTCTTCGCCAACCTGACCGTGGACGTCCTCTACTCCGTCATCGACCCAAGGATCCGGTACTCGTAG
- a CDS encoding ABC transporter substrate-binding protein, translating into MSASYWDRYWKERRTRRRFLGGATALTAGAAGLALVGCGDDDDDGGGLSGLATPTPGAQATPTPADPFANAKRGGTYRITFTGDPPSIDPYGNLSFLTKGYAAYIYSRLFKYNAGPGVRQADLRPVPDIAQSAEASPDGLTWTVKLKPNVKFHNVAPVNGRTVDTDDVKYSWGRATAETNTNRSQLAFVDSVQYPDKQTVVFKLKEPNAAFLDVLADANLLWIMPKEAEGGFDPSKTSIGSGPWMLESYTPSVGFKLKKNPEWYMSGFPLMDRVEISIIPEYANRLAQFQAGNTDVEGLNAEDLVNVKSALPNVQLYGEVSQLLSFFFMDPNPDSPWNKDPRVRLAISMATDRAALLDLAYNVKKLKAAGLAVSERWNNLIPAGLVRFWLDPLSPEQGETSKYFKYDPAEAKKLLAAAGYPDGFSTVYQYTANRYGSAFNAVAEANIQYLNAIGIKTTTDVQDYSSKYITQTFTGNFTGIAFGYETPFPEAGSYPIRFFTDNPINHSKVKDPELEDLAKKQQRELDPAKRKELFFEIQRKNAAKMWYIPQNQGAGTGWTGYREWVKNIDIQTVPGAYSAGTEEVPFIWLDKA; encoded by the coding sequence ATGTCTGCATCCTACTGGGACCGCTACTGGAAGGAGCGCCGCACCCGGCGCCGCTTCCTCGGCGGGGCCACCGCCCTCACCGCCGGCGCGGCCGGTCTGGCACTCGTCGGCTGCGGCGATGACGACGATGACGGCGGCGGCCTCTCCGGCCTCGCCACCCCGACGCCCGGCGCCCAGGCAACGCCAACCCCGGCCGACCCCTTCGCCAACGCGAAGCGCGGCGGCACCTACCGCATCACATTCACCGGCGACCCGCCCAGCATCGACCCCTACGGCAACCTCTCCTTCCTCACCAAGGGCTACGCGGCCTACATCTACAGCCGCCTCTTCAAGTACAACGCCGGCCCCGGCGTCCGCCAGGCCGACCTGCGCCCCGTGCCCGACATCGCCCAGAGCGCAGAGGCAAGCCCCGATGGCCTGACCTGGACCGTTAAGCTCAAGCCCAACGTCAAGTTCCATAACGTCGCCCCGGTCAACGGCCGCACCGTCGACACCGACGATGTCAAGTACTCCTGGGGCCGTGCGACCGCCGAAACCAACACCAACCGCAGCCAGCTCGCCTTCGTCGACAGCGTCCAGTACCCCGATAAGCAGACGGTCGTCTTCAAGCTCAAAGAGCCGAACGCCGCCTTCCTCGACGTCCTCGCCGACGCCAACCTCCTCTGGATCATGCCGAAGGAGGCCGAGGGAGGCTTCGACCCCTCCAAGACCTCCATCGGCTCCGGCCCCTGGATGCTCGAGTCCTACACCCCCTCCGTCGGCTTCAAGCTCAAGAAGAACCCCGAGTGGTACATGAGCGGCTTCCCCCTCATGGACCGGGTCGAAATCTCGATCATCCCCGAGTACGCCAACCGCCTCGCCCAGTTCCAGGCCGGCAACACCGACGTCGAGGGCCTCAACGCCGAAGACCTCGTCAACGTCAAGAGTGCCCTCCCCAACGTCCAGCTCTACGGCGAAGTCTCCCAGCTCCTCTCCTTCTTCTTTATGGACCCCAACCCCGACTCGCCGTGGAACAAGGACCCGCGCGTCCGCCTCGCCATCTCCATGGCGACCGACCGGGCTGCCCTGCTCGACCTCGCCTACAACGTGAAGAAGCTGAAGGCCGCCGGCCTCGCCGTCTCCGAGCGGTGGAACAACCTCATCCCCGCCGGCCTCGTCCGCTTCTGGCTCGACCCGCTCTCCCCAGAACAGGGCGAAACCTCGAAGTACTTCAAGTACGACCCGGCCGAGGCGAAGAAGCTCCTCGCTGCCGCCGGCTACCCGGACGGCTTCAGCACCGTCTACCAGTACACCGCCAACCGCTACGGCTCTGCCTTCAACGCCGTGGCCGAAGCCAACATCCAGTACCTGAACGCCATCGGCATCAAGACGACGACCGACGTCCAGGACTACTCGTCGAAGTACATCACCCAGACATTCACGGGGAACTTCACAGGCATCGCCTTCGGGTATGAGACGCCCTTCCCGGAGGCCGGCAGCTACCCGATCCGGTTCTTCACCGACAACCCGATCAACCACTCGAAGGTGAAGGACCCGGAGCTCGAGGACCTCGCCAAGAAGCAGCAGCGGGAGCTCGACCCGGCCAAGCGCAAGGAGCTTTTCTTCGAGATCCAGCGCAAGAACGCGGCCAAGATGTGGTACATCCCCCAGAACCAGGGCGCCGGCACCGGCTGGACCGGCTACCGCGAATGGGTCAAGAACATCGATATCCAGACCGTCCCCGGCGCCTACTCCGCCGGCACCGAAGAGGTCCCCTTCATCTGGCTCGATAAGGCCTAA
- a CDS encoding phosphoglyceromutase, producing the protein MYTLVLLRHGESTWNLENRFTGWHDVALSETGRAEAVRAGELMRDAGLSFDVAHTSLLRRAIQTVNIALDVMDQHWIPVRRHWRLNERHYGALQGLNKKETSERYGPEQVFAWRRSYDVPPPPLDPDDERHPRFDRRYAALPPDLLPATECLKDVVARMLPYWYDAIVPDLRAGRCVLVGAHGNSLRALVKHLDGISDDAIAELNIPTGIPLVYELDEHFRPVSSRYLGDPEAARAAAEAVARQAG; encoded by the coding sequence ATGTACACCCTCGTCCTCCTCCGCCACGGCGAATCCACCTGGAACCTCGAGAACCGCTTCACCGGCTGGCACGATGTCGCCCTCTCCGAAACCGGCCGCGCCGAGGCTGTCCGCGCCGGCGAACTGATGCGCGACGCAGGCCTCTCCTTCGATGTCGCCCATACATCCCTCCTCCGCCGCGCCATCCAGACCGTCAACATCGCGCTCGATGTCATGGACCAGCACTGGATCCCTGTCCGCCGCCACTGGCGCCTGAACGAGCGCCACTACGGCGCACTCCAGGGCCTCAACAAGAAGGAGACCAGCGAGCGGTACGGCCCCGAGCAGGTCTTCGCCTGGCGCCGCAGCTACGATGTCCCCCCGCCCCCGCTCGACCCCGACGATGAGCGCCACCCCCGCTTCGACCGCCGCTACGCCGCCCTCCCGCCCGACCTCCTCCCCGCGACCGAGTGCCTCAAGGACGTCGTCGCGCGCATGCTCCCCTACTGGTACGACGCCATCGTGCCCGACCTCCGCGCCGGCCGCTGCGTCCTCGTCGGCGCCCATGGCAACAGCCTCCGCGCCCTCGTCAAGCACCTCGACGGCATCAGCGACGACGCGATCGCCGAACTCAACATCCCCACCGGCATCCCGCTCGTCTACGAACTCGACGAGCATTTCCGGCCGGTGAGCTCCCGCTACCTCGGCGACCCCGAGGCGGCGCGGGCCGCGGCCGAAGCCGTCGCCCGCCAGGCCGGCTGA
- a CDS encoding HDOD domain-containing protein: protein MGKDAAALLSRIDDLPPLPAVAARVMGMAEDERTSAMDLAQVLATDQALTAKLIRISNSAFYGFARRISTVREAVVILGFKQVRQVALGASLMNTFRRMPNETFDLDLFWGHSVAVAVAAEALAKRTFTVKPEDAFTAGILHDIGRLVIRQVLPAEFELAVQIAKRGEAPLHVAELMTTGYAHDEVGRALGELWKFPGHLVEAVECHHNETLTPENDGLAGVVAQANRLVLHYGLFCGYDLEGGEAPPVPPDLAAVEDACGGIERVLNRAFSFIEAASGTPDTWYARAS, encoded by the coding sequence ATGGGTAAGGATGCTGCTGCGCTGCTCTCCCGTATCGACGACCTCCCGCCGCTGCCTGCAGTCGCTGCCCGGGTCATGGGCATGGCCGAGGACGAGCGCACCAGTGCGATGGACCTGGCGCAGGTGCTGGCGACCGACCAGGCGCTGACGGCAAAGCTGATCCGCATTTCGAACTCGGCGTTCTACGGGTTCGCCCGGCGGATTTCGACCGTCCGGGAGGCAGTAGTCATCCTCGGGTTCAAGCAGGTGCGCCAGGTTGCGCTCGGCGCGAGCCTGATGAACACCTTCCGGCGGATGCCGAACGAAACGTTCGACCTCGACCTGTTCTGGGGGCACAGCGTGGCGGTCGCGGTCGCAGCCGAGGCGCTGGCGAAGAGGACGTTCACGGTGAAGCCGGAGGACGCGTTTACGGCCGGCATCCTGCACGATATCGGCCGCCTCGTGATCCGGCAGGTGCTGCCGGCGGAGTTCGAGCTGGCGGTGCAGATCGCGAAGCGGGGCGAGGCGCCGCTCCACGTGGCGGAGCTGATGACGACCGGCTACGCCCACGATGAGGTCGGGCGGGCGCTGGGCGAGCTGTGGAAGTTCCCGGGGCACCTGGTCGAGGCGGTGGAGTGCCATCACAACGAGACGCTGACGCCGGAGAACGACGGGCTGGCGGGCGTGGTGGCGCAAGCGAACCGGCTGGTGCTGCACTACGGGCTGTTCTGCGGGTACGACCTGGAGGGCGGCGAGGCGCCGCCGGTGCCGCCGGACCTCGCGGCGGTGGAGGACGCCTGCGGCGGGATCGAGCGGGTGCTCAACCGGGCGTTCTCGTTCATCGAGGCGGCCTCGGGGACGCCCGACACCTGGTACGCGCGGGCGAGCTGA
- a CDS encoding adenylosuccinate synthase — protein MPIVVVVGGQWGDEGKGRIVDLLARKARVVARYSAGNNAGHTIVNELGEFKLHLVPAGIFYPEKTCVIGNGVAVDPEVLLGEIEGLEQKNIDTSRLVVSDRAHVIMPWHRLLDQLDEQARGAHAIGTTGKGVGPCFADKVARRGIRICDLLRRDDLVPRIEAALAYQNRVITGVYGAEPLDFRDCLERYIEYGQRLRPYVGDVQEIVLEAHRRGEYVLLEGAQGSLLDLDHGTYPYVTSSVPSSSSSGAALGVGIGPTDISRVVGVFKSYCTRVGNGPFPTELFDSIADQLRDHGKEFGRGEYGTTTGRPRRIGWLDAVAARYSVRFNGLSAVALTRLDVLDSLPSIKICTAYELDGRIIDTFPARESELERVRPVYEELPGWQTPTTHVRSFDDLPPQAQAFIRRVEDLLECPVDLISVGPAREQAIIVNPIF, from the coding sequence ATGCCCATCGTCGTCGTCGTCGGCGGCCAGTGGGGCGACGAAGGCAAGGGCCGCATCGTCGACCTGCTCGCCCGCAAAGCCCGTGTCGTCGCCCGCTACTCTGCGGGCAATAATGCCGGCCATACCATCGTCAACGAACTCGGCGAGTTCAAACTCCACCTCGTCCCGGCCGGTATCTTCTACCCCGAAAAAACCTGCGTCATCGGCAACGGCGTCGCCGTCGACCCTGAGGTCCTCCTCGGCGAAATCGAAGGCCTCGAGCAGAAGAACATCGATACCTCCCGCCTCGTCGTCTCCGACCGCGCCCACGTCATCATGCCGTGGCACCGCCTCCTCGACCAGCTCGATGAGCAGGCCCGCGGCGCCCACGCCATCGGCACCACCGGCAAGGGCGTCGGCCCCTGCTTCGCCGATAAGGTCGCCCGCCGCGGCATCCGCATCTGCGACCTCCTCCGCCGCGACGACCTCGTCCCCCGCATCGAGGCCGCCCTCGCCTACCAGAACCGCGTCATCACCGGCGTCTACGGCGCCGAGCCGCTCGATTTCCGTGACTGCCTCGAACGGTACATCGAGTACGGGCAGCGACTCCGCCCCTACGTCGGCGATGTCCAGGAGATCGTCCTCGAAGCCCACCGCCGCGGCGAATACGTCCTCCTCGAAGGCGCCCAGGGCTCCCTCCTCGACCTCGACCACGGCACCTACCCCTACGTCACCTCCTCCGTCCCCTCCAGCTCCAGCTCCGGCGCCGCCCTCGGCGTCGGCATCGGCCCCACCGACATCAGCCGCGTCGTCGGCGTCTTCAAGAGCTACTGCACCCGCGTCGGCAACGGCCCCTTCCCCACCGAGCTGTTCGACAGCATCGCCGACCAGCTCCGCGACCACGGCAAAGAGTTCGGCCGCGGCGAATACGGCACCACCACCGGCCGCCCGCGCCGCATCGGCTGGCTCGATGCCGTCGCCGCCCGCTACAGCGTCCGCTTCAACGGCCTCTCCGCCGTTGCCCTCACCCGCCTCGACGTCCTCGATTCCCTCCCCTCCATCAAAATCTGCACCGCCTACGAACTCGACGGCCGCATCATCGACACCTTCCCCGCCCGCGAATCCGAGCTCGAACGGGTCCGCCCCGTCTACGAAGAGCTCCCCGGCTGGCAGACGCCCACCACCCACGTCCGCTCCTTCGATGACCTGCCGCCCCAGGCCCAGGCCTTCATCCGCCGGGTCGAAGACCTCCTCGAGTGCCCCGTCGACCTGATCTCCGTGGGCCCCGCCCGCGAACAGGCCATCATCGTCAACCCCATCTTCTAG